A DNA window from Clostridia bacterium contains the following coding sequences:
- a CDS encoding PHP domain-containing protein: protein MNRYYYDLHMHSCLSPCADNECTPGNLIGMGVLNGLNIMALTDHNTSRNCPAFFAAAKRYGIVPIAGMELTTAEDIHAVFLFRELEAALEFDKLVASRKPRIPNRTDIFGDQFIVNENDETVGTEEFFLSNATDITIEETLPLAREYGALCYPAHIDREANGILAVLGTLPPEPDFACVEINRPEKVEELTRLHHLESKHIIVSSDAHYLWDVKEKREYFELDDQPYSGALVRQRLFELLERHK, encoded by the coding sequence ATGAACCGCTATTATTACGACCTGCATATGCACTCCTGCCTCTCGCCCTGCGCCGATAACGAATGCACGCCGGGCAACCTGATCGGGATGGGTGTGCTGAACGGGCTGAACATAATGGCGCTGACCGACCACAACACAAGCCGCAACTGCCCCGCCTTCTTCGCGGCGGCGAAGCGGTACGGCATAGTGCCGATCGCCGGCATGGAGCTGACGACCGCCGAGGACATCCACGCCGTCTTCCTCTTCCGCGAGCTCGAGGCCGCGCTGGAGTTCGACAAACTGGTGGCCTCGCGCAAGCCGCGCATCCCCAACCGCACGGACATATTCGGCGATCAGTTCATCGTGAACGAAAACGACGAGACGGTCGGCACGGAGGAGTTCTTCCTCTCCAACGCGACCGATATAACGATAGAAGAAACGCTTCCCCTCGCCCGCGAATACGGCGCGCTCTGCTACCCGGCGCATATCGACCGCGAGGCGAACGGCATACTCGCCGTGCTGGGGACGCTGCCGCCGGAGCCCGACTTCGCCTGCGTGGAGATAAACCGCCCGGAGAAGGTCGAAGAGCTCACGCGGCTCCATCACCTCGAAAGCAAGCATATCATCGTAAGCTCCGACGCCCACTACCTCTGGGACGTCAAGGAGAAACGCGAATATTTTGAGCTCGACGATCAGCCGTACAGCGGCGCGCTCGTCCGACAGCGCCTCTTCGAGCTTCTGGAGCGTCACAAATGA
- a CDS encoding sensor histidine kinase produces the protein MKELSLNVLDIAENSVKAGASLTEIEIDETDDVLVLTITDDGCGMKPETVAVVTDPFCTSRTTRKVGMGLPLLKLAAEQTGGELSVESRCEEDFPDDHGTVVRASFFKNHIDFTPTGDLVSSVTTLIQGHPDTDFLFRHSLPGGGAVELDTRELREVLGEDIPLNSYEVIKWIEGSLREQYAGEPTA, from the coding sequence ATGAAGGAGCTTTCACTCAACGTACTCGATATAGCGGAGAACTCCGTCAAGGCCGGCGCGTCGCTGACCGAGATCGAGATCGACGAAACCGACGACGTCCTCGTGCTGACGATAACCGACGACGGCTGCGGAATGAAGCCGGAGACGGTCGCCGTCGTGACCGACCCCTTCTGCACGAGCCGCACGACCCGCAAGGTCGGTATGGGGCTTCCCCTGCTGAAGCTGGCGGCGGAGCAGACGGGCGGAGAGCTTTCGGTCGAGTCCCGCTGCGAGGAGGACTTCCCCGACGATCACGGCACGGTCGTCAGGGCGAGCTTCTTCAAAAACCACATCGATTTCACTCCGACGGGAGACCTCGTTTCCAGCGTCACGACGCTGATACAGGGGCATCCCGACACGGATTTCCTCTTTCGCCACTCCCTGCCCGGCGGTGGAGCCGTCGAGCTCGACACGCGGGAGCTGCGCGAAGTTCTCGGGGAGGATATCCCCCTCAACAGCTACGAGGTCATAAAATGGATCGAAGGCAGTCTGCGCGAGCAGTACGCCGGAGAACCGACGGCATAA
- a CDS encoding (2Fe-2S) ferredoxin domain-containing protein produces the protein MKSLEELKAIRDKMKDKVVLRDGVADIRVVVGMATCGIAAGARPVLNAFVEEVNKEGLSDKVSVIQTGCIGICQFEPVVEVFEGDKEKITYVKMTAEKAKRVVEEHLKGGKPVTEYTIAAHQL, from the coding sequence ATGAAGTCATTGGAAGAACTCAAAGCGATCAGAGACAAGATGAAGGACAAGGTCGTACTGCGCGACGGAGTCGCGGATATCCGCGTCGTAGTCGGCATGGCCACCTGCGGCATCGCCGCCGGAGCGCGCCCCGTGCTCAACGCCTTCGTCGAGGAGGTCAACAAGGAGGGCCTCAGCGACAAGGTATCCGTCATCCAGACCGGCTGCATCGGCATCTGCCAGTTCGAGCCCGTCGTCGAAGTCTTCGAGGGCGACAAGGAGAAGATCACCTACGTCAAGATGACCGCCGAAAAGGCGAAGCGCGTCGTCGAAGAGCACCTCAAGGGCGGCAAACCCGTCACCGAATACACGATAGCGGCGCACCAGCTCTGA